One genomic segment of Bradyrhizobium prioriisuperbiae includes these proteins:
- the ispH gene encoding 4-hydroxy-3-methylbut-2-enyl diphosphate reductase, protein MKPTLKVYLCSPRGFCAGVVRAIDTVERALSLYGAPVYVRHEIVHNRYVVESLRAKGAIFVEELEEIPQTDAPVVFSAHGVPKAIPSEAERRNFFSLDATCPLVTKVHREAEIHFKRGREIILIGHAGHPEVVGTLGQLPAGAVSLIETVDDVASFVPKDETKLAYITQTTLSIDDTKEIVRALKERFPKVAGPHKEDICYATTNRQLAVKKVAHLVDAMVVVGSPNSSNSQRLREVAEREGCPRAVLVQRASELDWSMFEGITRLGITAGASAPEVIVEEIMGAFAEHYELSVETVTAAEETEFFPLPRPLRQVTAAE, encoded by the coding sequence ATGAAACCGACGCTCAAGGTCTACCTTTGTTCTCCTCGCGGCTTTTGTGCCGGCGTGGTCCGTGCCATCGACACGGTGGAACGGGCCCTGTCGCTCTACGGCGCGCCGGTCTATGTGCGCCACGAGATCGTCCATAACCGCTATGTGGTGGAGAGCCTGCGGGCCAAGGGGGCGATTTTCGTCGAGGAACTCGAGGAAATCCCGCAAACCGACGCTCCGGTGGTGTTTTCCGCCCATGGCGTGCCGAAGGCGATCCCGAGCGAGGCGGAACGGCGCAATTTCTTCTCGCTGGACGCAACCTGCCCGCTGGTGACCAAGGTTCATCGCGAGGCCGAGATCCATTTCAAGCGCGGACGTGAAATCATCCTGATCGGCCATGCCGGTCACCCGGAAGTGGTCGGAACCCTGGGCCAGTTGCCGGCCGGCGCCGTGTCGCTGATCGAGACGGTCGACGATGTCGCGTCTTTCGTGCCGAAGGACGAAACCAAGCTCGCCTATATCACCCAGACCACGCTGTCGATCGACGACACCAAGGAGATCGTCCGGGCCCTGAAGGAGCGCTTCCCCAAGGTCGCCGGTCCGCACAAGGAAGACATCTGCTACGCCACCACCAACCGTCAGCTCGCGGTCAAGAAGGTCGCGCATCTGGTCGACGCCATGGTCGTGGTCGGCTCGCCGAATTCGTCGAACTCGCAGCGGTTGCGCGAAGTCGCCGAGCGTGAGGGCTGCCCGCGCGCCGTGCTGGTGCAGCGTGCGTCCGAACTCGACTGGAGCATGTTCGAGGGCATCACCCGGCTCGGCATCACCGCAGGCGCGTCCGCGCCGGAGGTGATTGTCGAGGAGATCATGGGCGCTTTCGCCGAGCACTATGAGCTGAGCGTGGAGACGGTGACCGCCGCGGAAGAAACCGAGTTCTTCCCGCTGCCGCGTCCGCTGCGGCAAGTCACGGCGGCAGAGTAG
- a CDS encoding bifunctional transcriptional activator/DNA repair enzyme AdaA yields MLSFEICNAARLRRDAAYDGVFFTAVKTTLIYCRPVCRVKQPLTRNCSYYPTASAAERAGYRPCLRCRPESAPFCPAWNGTRSTVERALKLIARGALDRGSVADLADRLGVSTRHLARLFDQYVGASPLQTANTVRLQRAKRLLDTTADSMTEVAFRAGFKSLRRFNAAFRDLYGRSPSEIRRRAPRPAPRQRRPVTQVEARV; encoded by the coding sequence ATGTTGAGCTTCGAGATCTGCAATGCTGCGCGCCTGCGGCGCGACGCCGCCTACGACGGGGTGTTCTTCACCGCGGTGAAGACGACGCTCATCTATTGCCGGCCGGTTTGCCGGGTGAAGCAGCCATTGACCAGGAACTGCAGTTATTATCCCACGGCGAGCGCGGCCGAGCGCGCGGGTTATCGTCCCTGTCTGCGCTGCCGGCCCGAGAGCGCGCCATTCTGTCCGGCCTGGAACGGCACCCGCTCGACGGTCGAGCGGGCGCTGAAACTGATCGCGCGCGGTGCGCTGGATCGCGGCTCCGTCGCGGATCTGGCCGATCGCCTCGGCGTCAGCACGCGGCATCTGGCGCGGCTGTTCGATCAGTACGTCGGCGCCAGTCCGCTGCAGACAGCGAATACGGTGCGTCTGCAGCGCGCCAAGCGCTTGCTGGACACGACCGCCGACAGCATGACGGAAGTGGCCTTTCGCGCCGGCTTCAAGAGCCTGCGGCGCTTCAACGCGGCCTTCCGTGACCTCTATGGTCGCTCGCCCTCGGAGATTCGCCGGCGCGCTCCTCGGCCGGCGCCGCGTCAGCGGCGCCCCGTCACGCAGGTGGAAGCCCGTGTTTGA
- a CDS encoding protein-disulfide reductase DsbD domain-containing protein gives MVVFVPFRNLFGRLLAVVLLAGFAGSPVAAQDASPWVTDQHSSLRLIAGSRNGGVLLGGIAFQLQPGWKTYWRTPGDSGVPPRFDFSASDNVEAVTVLWPAPMQFPDGAGGTSFGYRKQLLLPLRIIAKKPDKPVTLRAEINYAVCDKLCVPVDAKTEVSFVSSASIEDSSLTAALATVPQPAEIGAAHPLTIRNVERDGNTVFVDVVAPGDKDASLFVEGPTPDWALPPPKLLERTPAGLQRFSFDLEGLPSGAKADGAALKLTLVGDGRAFEFVTSLK, from the coding sequence ATGGTCGTATTTGTTCCATTTCGCAACCTCTTTGGCCGCCTGCTCGCGGTGGTCCTGCTGGCGGGCTTCGCCGGCAGCCCGGTCGCGGCCCAGGATGCGTCACCCTGGGTCACCGATCAGCATTCGTCGCTGCGACTGATCGCAGGCTCCCGCAATGGCGGCGTGCTGCTCGGCGGGATCGCCTTTCAGCTGCAGCCGGGATGGAAGACATATTGGCGCACCCCCGGCGATTCCGGCGTTCCGCCGCGATTCGATTTTTCGGCTTCGGACAATGTCGAAGCGGTCACCGTGTTGTGGCCCGCGCCGATGCAGTTTCCGGATGGCGCGGGAGGCACATCATTCGGGTACCGCAAGCAACTCCTGCTGCCGTTGCGGATCATTGCAAAAAAGCCTGACAAGCCGGTGACGCTGCGCGCCGAAATCAACTACGCCGTCTGCGACAAACTCTGCGTACCTGTCGACGCGAAGACCGAAGTTTCATTTGTCAGTTCGGCCAGCATAGAAGATTCATCATTGACCGCGGCACTTGCGACTGTGCCGCAGCCCGCGGAGATCGGCGCGGCCCATCCGCTGACCATTCGAAACGTCGAGCGCGACGGCAACACCGTGTTTGTCGATGTTGTCGCACCCGGCGACAAGGACGCCAGCCTGTTTGTCGAGGGCCCGACGCCCGACTGGGCGCTGCCGCCGCCCAAATTGCTGGAGCGGACCCCCGCCGGACTGCAGCGCTTTTCATTCGATCTGGAAGGCCTGCCGTCGGGCGCGAAAGCAGACGGCGCGGCCCTGAAACTGACCCTGGTCGGCGACGGCCGTGCCTTTGAGTTCGTCACATCCCTGAAATGA
- a CDS encoding methylated-DNA--[protein]-cysteine S-methyltransferase: MFERVVSYTYVETRIGRLLLAGDAESLHLLSFQSGSRVHHPRDGWRHDPDGFPKVRRQLDEYFAGKRTTFTLPLYLSGTAFQNAVWTTLQSIPHGVTTTYRELAVRIGRPAAVRAVGAANGANPLPIIIPCHRVIGTNGSLTGFGGGIETKRFLLGHEGALVDDAAAGLFEVRAR, encoded by the coding sequence GTGTTTGAACGCGTCGTCAGTTACACCTATGTCGAGACGCGGATCGGTCGTCTGCTGCTGGCCGGTGACGCCGAAAGCCTGCACCTGCTCAGCTTCCAGTCGGGCAGCCGTGTCCACCATCCGCGCGACGGCTGGCGTCATGATCCCGATGGCTTCCCGAAGGTCCGCCGGCAGCTGGACGAGTATTTCGCAGGGAAGCGCACCACGTTCACGTTGCCGCTGTATCTGAGCGGCACGGCGTTCCAGAACGCAGTCTGGACCACCCTGCAGTCGATCCCTCATGGCGTCACCACGACCTACCGCGAACTCGCGGTTCGCATCGGACGCCCTGCCGCCGTCCGCGCGGTGGGCGCCGCCAACGGCGCCAATCCGCTGCCCATCATCATTCCCTGCCACCGGGTAATCGGCACCAATGGTTCGCTGACAGGATTTGGCGGCGGCATCGAGACCAAGCGGTTCCTGCTCGGGCACGAAGGGGCGTTGGTGGACGACGCCGCGGCGGGCCTGTTTGAGGTGCGAGCGCGTTAG
- a CDS encoding peroxiredoxin — protein MTIKIGDRLPEAKFRIMTGEGPQWKTTDDVFKGKKVALFAVPGAFTNTCHKMHMPSITMNADAMKAKGVDTIAVTSVNDVFVMKAWKRDTDLDDKTEFLADGNAEFAKAIGLELDASGNGLGIRSKRYSMLVEDGVVKTLNLEPNPGAVEVSGGDTLLGQL, from the coding sequence ATGACCATCAAGATCGGCGACCGCCTGCCTGAAGCCAAATTTCGCATCATGACCGGCGAAGGGCCGCAATGGAAAACCACCGACGACGTTTTCAAGGGCAAGAAGGTCGCCCTGTTCGCCGTTCCCGGCGCATTCACCAACACCTGCCACAAGATGCACATGCCGAGCATCACCATGAACGCCGACGCCATGAAGGCGAAGGGCGTCGACACCATTGCGGTGACGTCGGTGAACGACGTGTTCGTGATGAAGGCCTGGAAGCGCGACACCGATCTCGATGACAAGACCGAATTCCTGGCCGACGGCAATGCCGAATTCGCCAAGGCGATCGGCCTGGAGCTCGACGCATCGGGCAACGGCCTCGGCATCCGCTCCAAGCGTTATTCGATGCTGGTCGAAGACGGCGTGGTGAAGACGCTCAACCTCGAACCGAACCCCGGCGCGGTCGAAGTCTCCGGCGGCGACACCCTGCTCGGGCAGCTCTGA
- the rnhA gene encoding ribonuclease HI: MNDTARPHVQIYTDGACSGNPGPGGWGVILRFGELEKELKGGERDTTNNRMELMAAISGLEALKKPAVVDLTTDSQYVRQGITSWIFNWKKNGWRTSDKKPVKNVDLWQRLDGALRQHEVRWHWVKGHAGHAENERVDQLAREGLAAIR; encoded by the coding sequence GTGAACGACACGGCGCGGCCCCATGTGCAGATCTATACCGACGGCGCCTGCTCGGGAAATCCAGGCCCGGGCGGCTGGGGTGTGATCCTGCGTTTCGGCGAGCTCGAAAAGGAGCTGAAGGGCGGCGAGCGCGACACCACCAACAACCGCATGGAATTGATGGCGGCGATTTCCGGGCTGGAAGCGCTGAAGAAACCGGCGGTGGTCGATCTCACCACCGACAGTCAGTATGTGCGCCAGGGCATTACCAGCTGGATCTTCAACTGGAAGAAGAACGGCTGGCGCACCTCGGACAAGAAGCCGGTGAAGAATGTCGACCTGTGGCAGCGGCTCGACGGGGCGCTGCGACAACACGAGGTTCGCTGGCACTGGGTCAAGGGCCATGCCGGCCACGCCGAGAACGAGCGTGTCGATCAACTGGCTCGCGAAGGGCTGGCGGCGATCAGGTAG
- a CDS encoding YqgE/AlgH family protein: protein MDRVGKRPKFDKIRVPEDGSETASSYLDGQLLIAMPIMDDERFARSVIYVCAHSSEGAMGIILNRPAGSIDFPELLVQLDIIDEADQIVLPAQAEAMKVMKGGPVETGRGFVLHSSDFFIKDATLPIDDGVCLTATLDILKAIAKGKGPRHAILALGYAGWAPGQLESEIQDNGWLHCPADSNLIFGRDIEDKYQQALQKIGIDLAMLSNEAGHA, encoded by the coding sequence ATGGACAGGGTCGGAAAAAGGCCGAAATTCGACAAGATCCGCGTCCCGGAGGACGGGAGCGAGACGGCTAGCAGCTATCTGGACGGTCAGCTGCTGATCGCGATGCCGATCATGGACGACGAGCGATTCGCACGCTCCGTGATTTATGTCTGCGCGCATTCGTCCGAAGGCGCGATGGGCATCATTCTCAATCGTCCCGCGGGCAGTATCGATTTTCCCGAGCTCCTGGTGCAACTCGATATCATCGATGAGGCCGACCAGATCGTGCTGCCGGCGCAGGCCGAGGCCATGAAGGTGATGAAGGGCGGTCCGGTGGAAACCGGACGTGGCTTTGTGCTGCATTCCAGCGATTTCTTCATCAAGGACGCGACGCTGCCGATCGATGATGGTGTGTGCCTCACCGCAACACTCGACATTCTGAAAGCCATCGCCAAAGGCAAGGGTCCGCGCCACGCCATCCTCGCACTGGGTTATGCGGGATGGGCGCCGGGGCAACTGGAAAGCGAGATCCAGGACAATGGCTGGCTGCATTGCCCTGCCGATTCGAATCTGATCTTCGGGCGCGACATCGAAGACAAATACCAGCAAGCGTTGCAGAAGATCGGCATCGATCTGGCGATGCTGTCGAATGAAGCCGGGCATGCTTGA
- a CDS encoding DUF1013 domain-containing protein: MSNAPLMPKATAVWLVDNTALSFDQVADFCKMHPLEIRAIADGDAAQGIKGMDPISSGQLTREEIEKGEKDQNYRLKLGESKVRLPEAKKKKGPRYTPVSRRHERPSAILWLVRSHPELKDAQIMRLVGTTKTTIASVRDRTHWNASTLTPMDPVTLGLCSQIDLDFEVQRAAKEKPQVEQYGGATLLPASETTRKEAEQEQATRKDDFDDAAVFAKLKTIGGNKKQDDDE, encoded by the coding sequence ATGAGCAACGCCCCGCTGATGCCGAAAGCAACCGCCGTGTGGCTCGTCGATAATACCGCTTTGTCGTTCGATCAGGTGGCTGATTTCTGCAAGATGCATCCGCTGGAAATCCGCGCCATCGCGGACGGCGACGCCGCCCAGGGCATCAAGGGCATGGACCCGATCTCGTCGGGACAATTGACCCGCGAGGAAATCGAAAAGGGCGAGAAGGACCAGAATTACCGCCTCAAGCTCGGCGAATCCAAGGTCCGCCTGCCGGAAGCCAAGAAGAAGAAGGGCCCGCGCTACACCCCGGTGTCGCGCCGCCATGAGCGCCCGAGCGCGATCCTGTGGCTGGTGCGCAGCCATCCCGAGTTGAAGGACGCGCAGATCATGCGCCTGGTCGGCACCACCAAGACCACGATCGCGAGCGTGCGCGACCGCACCCACTGGAATGCCTCGACCTTGACCCCGATGGACCCGGTGACGCTGGGCCTGTGTTCGCAGATCGACCTCGATTTCGAGGTGCAGCGCGCGGCCAAGGAAAAGCCCCAGGTCGAGCAGTATGGCGGCGCCACGCTGCTGCCCGCCTCCGAGACCACGCGCAAGGAAGCCGAGCAGGAGCAGGCCACCCGCAAGGACGACTTCGACGATGCGGCCGTGTTCGCCAAGCTCAAGACCATCGGCGGCAACAAGAAGCAGGACGACGACGAATAA
- the thrB gene encoding homoserine kinase, translated as MAVYTDVSAEELADFLSHYDIGELLSYKGIAEGVENSNFLLHTTRGTYILTLYEKRVAAGDLPFFLNLMTHLAAHGLHCMQPMTTRSGDALGTLAGRPAAIIEFLEGVWPRRPTVQHCTVVGDALATMHLAGAGFEMTRANALSVAGWRPLFAAVEGRTEELQAGARNLLATELDHLEKAWPRTLPTGVIHADLFPDNVLFLGDKLSGLIDFYFACSDILAYDVAICLNAWCFEIDHSFNVTKARAFLNAYNRVRALSIEEQEALPLLARGASIRFLLTRFVDWLNVPPGALVKPKDPQEYLRKLRFHQGVKSIRDYGVEQGLVA; from the coding sequence ATGGCGGTCTACACGGATGTGTCCGCCGAGGAACTCGCGGACTTCCTTTCGCATTACGACATCGGCGAACTTCTGTCCTACAAGGGCATTGCGGAGGGCGTGGAAAATTCCAATTTCCTGCTGCACACCACGCGCGGCACCTACATCCTCACGCTGTATGAAAAGCGCGTCGCCGCCGGCGACCTGCCGTTCTTTCTCAACCTGATGACGCACCTGGCTGCGCATGGCCTGCACTGCATGCAGCCGATGACAACACGAAGCGGCGATGCGCTGGGCACGCTGGCCGGCCGGCCGGCGGCGATCATTGAGTTTCTCGAAGGAGTGTGGCCACGCCGGCCGACGGTGCAGCATTGCACGGTCGTCGGGGACGCGCTCGCCACCATGCATCTGGCCGGTGCAGGTTTCGAAATGACCCGCGCCAACGCGCTGTCGGTTGCCGGCTGGCGGCCGCTGTTCGCCGCGGTGGAGGGCCGGACCGAGGAATTGCAGGCGGGCGCGCGCAATCTGTTGGCCACTGAGCTGGACCATCTGGAAAAGGCCTGGCCGCGTACGCTGCCGACCGGTGTGATCCATGCCGACTTGTTTCCCGACAACGTGCTGTTCCTGGGCGACAAGCTATCAGGTCTGATCGACTTCTATTTCGCCTGCAGCGATATCCTCGCCTATGACGTTGCGATCTGCCTCAACGCCTGGTGTTTCGAGATCGATCACTCGTTCAATGTCACCAAGGCGCGTGCGTTTCTGAATGCCTATAACCGGGTGCGCGCGCTGTCGATCGAGGAGCAGGAAGCATTGCCGCTGCTGGCGCGCGGCGCCTCGATCCGTTTCCTGCTGACGCGGTTCGTCGACTGGCTGAATGTGCCGCCTGGCGCGCTGGTGAAGCCGAAGGATCCTCAGGAATATCTGCGCAAGCTGCGTTTCCATCAGGGCGTCAAGAGCATCCGCGATTACGGCGTCGAACAAGGGCTTGTTGCGTGA
- a CDS encoding MetQ/NlpA family ABC transporter substrate-binding protein, with product MLAGAALALGVVGAATAQDRVAIKVGVTPGPHAQILEAVKPIAAQKGLDIQIVEFSDYVVPNEALNAGDLQANSFQHKPYLDNQKVDRGYKIEPVGYTVNFPIGIYSKKHKSWDSVPQGASLSIPNDPTNGGRVLLLLQDKGVLKLRDGVGFKPSVADIVDNPKKLKITEIDAAQTPRTLDDVDAAAVNTNYATQAGLDPVKDAILREDPKGPYANLIAVRAADKDKPWVKTLVESYQTPEIKEFILTKFKGAVLPAW from the coding sequence ATGCTGGCCGGCGCGGCTCTCGCGCTCGGTGTTGTCGGTGCTGCAACGGCCCAGGATCGTGTGGCTATCAAGGTCGGCGTCACGCCGGGTCCGCATGCGCAGATTCTCGAGGCTGTGAAGCCGATTGCCGCGCAGAAGGGGCTCGATATCCAGATCGTGGAATTCTCCGACTATGTGGTGCCGAACGAGGCGCTCAACGCCGGCGACCTGCAGGCCAATTCATTCCAGCACAAGCCGTATCTGGACAACCAGAAGGTCGACCGCGGCTACAAGATCGAGCCGGTTGGCTACACGGTGAACTTCCCGATCGGCATCTATTCCAAGAAGCACAAGAGCTGGGATTCAGTGCCGCAGGGCGCGTCGCTGTCGATCCCCAACGATCCGACCAATGGCGGCCGCGTTCTGCTGCTGCTGCAGGACAAGGGTGTGCTCAAGCTCAGGGATGGCGTCGGCTTCAAGCCGAGCGTCGCCGACATCGTCGACAATCCGAAAAAACTGAAGATCACCGAGATCGATGCCGCGCAGACCCCGCGCACCCTCGATGACGTCGATGCGGCGGCCGTCAACACCAACTACGCCACCCAGGCAGGCCTTGATCCGGTGAAGGACGCGATCCTGCGCGAGGACCCGAAGGGACCTTACGCCAACCTGATCGCGGTGCGCGCCGCCGACAAGGACAAGCCCTGGGTCAAGACGCTGGTGGAAAGCTACCAGACGCCCGAGATCAAGGAGTTCATCCTGACCAAGTTCAAGGGCGCGGTGCTGCCGGCTTGGTGA
- a CDS encoding nuclear transport factor 2 family protein — MESSASKAAVMETWTAFASRNIEQIAAVFTPNAEWIAPKGNATAVALHHTDHMVGADQIARFIAVEMHKLFGSVDIQFRGVHADGSTVIVEERMQATLSNGNAYDVAYCFVFELEGRLIKRVREYMDTLQGWRMVFGSEALL; from the coding sequence ATGGAATCATCGGCAAGCAAGGCAGCGGTTATGGAGACCTGGACGGCCTTCGCCAGCCGGAACATCGAACAAATCGCAGCCGTCTTCACACCTAACGCCGAGTGGATCGCGCCGAAGGGCAACGCGACCGCGGTCGCGCTGCATCACACCGACCACATGGTCGGCGCCGATCAGATCGCCCGCTTCATTGCGGTGGAAATGCATAAATTGTTCGGGAGTGTCGACATCCAGTTCCGCGGCGTTCATGCCGACGGCAGCACAGTGATTGTCGAAGAGCGGATGCAAGCAACTCTGTCGAACGGAAACGCCTACGATGTGGCGTATTGTTTTGTGTTCGAACTCGAGGGCCGGCTGATCAAGCGGGTCCGGGAATACATGGACACATTGCAGGGCTGGCGCATGGTGTTCGGATCAGAGGCTCTGCTCTGA
- a CDS encoding EAL domain-containing protein gives MRLIRCLAPLALGLMMLAAAPAARAVDAVSVRGDAPAIDLTAILDHQHSDTDRIQVSTAPGTDGIVRRIEVRAREGGQNWVVFALANNTDDQLDRLIVAPHYRIVSSGLLWPDLGLSRIATITPSTGDRPERQDSATADIFRVTLDPGSVITFVAELRTDKLPQLYLWEPEAYKDKVNSFTLYQGIVIGISGLLALVLTILFVVKGSIMFPAAAALAWAVLVYIGVDFGFWGKVLDMSAGAERVWRAAGEAILAATLLVFLFAYLNLSRWHVRYSHITLGWLFFLGSLVALALFDPAVASGIARISLVMIAFAGFALIVYLSTHGFDRAVLLIPTWFLLVVWVVAAGMTVAGNVTNDIVGPALLGGLVLIVMLIGFTVMQHAFAGGGATQGIVSDVERRALALVGSGDLIWDWDVSADKVFTSPETESLLGLKRGTLEGPAAKWLEVLHPLDQDRFRAALDSVLDQRRGRLVQDFRLRTPDGHFMWFALKARPVVGSDGEVSRVVGTLTDVTEIKNSEERMLHDSVHDNLTGLPNRKLFMDRLNAVANFAKTMPNMRPTLMVIDLDRFKQVNDSVGIAVGDSILLTLARRLTRILKPQDTLARLAGDQFGLILLSEQDAARITAFAETIRKTIRAPIAFNDREIFLTASIGLALSDPQAALTDEIIKDAELAMYHSKRIGGDRIDVYKPAMRARKTDRLTLESELRRAIEREEITILYQPIVRLEDRSIAGFEALARWDHPKLGRMSPSEFIGIAEEIGLIVDLGLFVMDRTARQLALWQRAMRSTREPVFASVNVSSRQLLRHDLIHDIRTVLSRSAVARGTLKLELTESLVMENPEHAAQMLQRIRELGTGLSLDDFGTGHSSLSYLQKFPFDTIKIDQSFVRTTSRGTRPVILKSIVAMAHDLGMDVVAEGAETDSDAVELYQLGCEYAQGFAFGEPMDADAATRLLTEERLEAAQ, from the coding sequence TTGCGGTTGATCAGGTGCCTCGCGCCTCTGGCGCTGGGCCTCATGATGCTAGCTGCCGCGCCGGCTGCGCGCGCTGTCGACGCAGTCAGCGTTCGCGGTGATGCGCCTGCAATCGATCTCACCGCGATCCTCGATCATCAGCACAGCGACACCGACCGCATCCAGGTCTCGACCGCACCGGGCACCGACGGCATCGTTCGCCGCATCGAGGTGCGCGCCCGCGAGGGTGGCCAGAACTGGGTGGTGTTCGCGCTCGCCAACAACACCGACGACCAGCTCGACCGCCTGATCGTGGCGCCGCATTACCGGATCGTGTCGTCCGGACTGCTGTGGCCCGATCTCGGACTGTCGCGCATCGCCACCATCACGCCCTCGACCGGCGACCGGCCCGAGCGGCAGGACAGCGCCACCGCCGACATCTTCCGCGTCACCCTGGATCCCGGCTCCGTCATCACCTTCGTGGCCGAACTGCGCACCGACAAACTGCCCCAGCTCTATCTGTGGGAGCCGGAAGCCTACAAGGACAAGGTCAACTCCTTTACGCTCTACCAGGGCATCGTCATCGGCATCTCCGGCCTGCTGGCGCTGGTGCTGACGATCCTGTTCGTGGTCAAGGGCAGCATCATGTTCCCCGCTGCTGCGGCGCTGGCATGGGCGGTGCTCGTCTATATCGGCGTCGACTTCGGCTTCTGGGGCAAGGTGCTGGACATGTCGGCCGGCGCCGAGCGGGTCTGGCGTGCCGCGGGCGAGGCCATTCTTGCCGCCACGCTGCTGGTGTTCCTGTTCGCTTATCTCAATCTGTCGCGCTGGCATGTGCGCTATTCGCACATCACGCTGGGCTGGCTGTTCTTCCTGGGATCGCTGGTGGCGCTGGCGCTGTTCGATCCCGCTGTCGCTTCCGGCATCGCCCGCATCTCGCTGGTGATGATCGCGTTCGCCGGCTTTGCGCTGATCGTCTACCTCTCCACCCATGGCTTCGACCGCGCGGTTCTCTTGATCCCGACATGGTTCCTGCTGGTGGTCTGGGTGGTCGCGGCCGGCATGACGGTGGCGGGCAACGTCACCAACGACATCGTCGGCCCGGCCCTGCTGGGCGGCCTGGTGCTGATTGTGATGTTGATCGGCTTCACGGTGATGCAGCACGCCTTTGCAGGCGGCGGCGCCACCCAGGGCATCGTCTCCGATGTCGAGCGTCGGGCGCTGGCGCTGGTCGGCTCCGGCGACCTGATTTGGGACTGGGACGTCTCCGCCGACAAGGTGTTCACCAGCCCCGAGACCGAAAGTCTGCTCGGGCTGAAGCGCGGCACGCTGGAAGGCCCGGCGGCGAAATGGCTCGAAGTGCTGCATCCGCTGGATCAGGATCGCTTCCGCGCCGCGCTCGACAGTGTGCTCGACCAGCGCCGTGGCCGGCTGGTGCAGGACTTCCGGCTGCGCACGCCCGACGGCCACTTCATGTGGTTCGCGCTGAAAGCGCGCCCGGTGGTCGGTTCCGACGGCGAAGTGTCCCGCGTGGTCGGCACCCTGACCGACGTGACCGAGATCAAGAATTCCGAAGAGCGGATGCTGCACGATTCCGTGCATGACAACCTGACCGGCCTGCCGAACCGCAAGCTGTTCATGGACCGGCTCAATGCCGTGGCGAACTTCGCCAAGACCATGCCGAACATGCGACCGACCTTGATGGTGATCGACCTCGACCGCTTCAAGCAGGTCAACGATTCCGTCGGCATCGCGGTCGGCGACTCCATCCTGCTGACACTGGCGCGGCGGCTCACCCGCATCCTGAAGCCGCAGGACACGCTGGCGCGGCTTGCCGGCGACCAGTTCGGGCTGATCCTTTTGTCAGAGCAGGACGCCGCCCGCATCACCGCCTTCGCCGAGACCATCCGCAAGACCATCCGCGCGCCGATCGCCTTCAACGACCGCGAGATCTTCCTCACCGCGTCGATCGGACTCGCGCTGAGCGATCCGCAAGCCGCGCTGACCGACGAGATCATCAAGGACGCCGAGCTGGCGATGTATCATTCCAAGCGCATCGGCGGCGATCGCATCGACGTCTACAAGCCGGCGATGCGGGCGCGCAAGACCGACCGGCTGACGCTCGAGTCCGAGCTGCGCCGCGCCATCGAGCGCGAGGAAATCACCATTCTCTATCAGCCGATCGTGCGGCTGGAAGATCGCTCGATCGCCGGCTTCGAAGCCCTGGCGCGCTGGGATCATCCCAAGCTCGGCCGCATGTCGCCGAGCGAGTTCATCGGCATCGCCGAGGAAATCGGCCTGATCGTCGATCTCGGCCTGTTCGTGATGGATCGCACCGCGCGGCAGCTCGCGCTGTGGCAGCGCGCGATGCGCTCGACACGCGAGCCGGTGTTCGCCAGTGTCAACGTCTCCTCGCGGCAATTGCTGCGGCACGATCTGATCCACGACATCCGCACCGTGCTGTCACGCTCGGCGGTGGCACGCGGCACGCTGAAGCTGGAATTGACCGAATCGCTGGTGATGGAGAATCCGGAGCACGCCGCCCAAATGCTGCAGCGGATCCGCGAACTCGGCACCGGGCTGTCGCTGGACGACTTCGGCACCGGACATTCCTCGCTGTCCTATCTGCAGAAGTTTCCGTTCGACACCATCAAGATCGACCAGTCGTTCGTCCGCACCACCAGCCGCGGCACGCGCCCGGTGATCCTCAAGTCGATCGTGGCCATGGCTCACGACCTCGGCATGGACGTGGTGGCGGAAGGCGCTGAGACCGACTCCGACGCGGTGGAACTCTACCAGCTGGGCTGCGAATACGCCCAGGGCTTCGCCTTCGGCGAGCCGATGGACGCGGACGCAGCAACGCGGCTGCTGACCGAAGAGCGGTTGGAAGCGGCGCAGTAG